The following coding sequences lie in one Bordetella genomosp. 9 genomic window:
- a CDS encoding phosphoribosylanthranilate isomerase, whose protein sequence is MRTRVKICGMTRLEDIDTAIEAGADAIGLIFYPKSKRYVPVEQAARLRRAVPAFVDVVALFVNADDDAVRQVVQEVGPDLLQFHGEETPEACARHGKRYMKAFRVGGPGADTPARLAEACGRFPDAAAWLFDSYSAGYGGSGLSFEHALLKDVRADREAAPLVLSGGLSPDNVQAAVTALRPWAVDVSSGVEESPGIKSAARVRAFLRAVRQADCEST, encoded by the coding sequence ATGCGCACCCGCGTCAAAATCTGCGGCATGACCCGCCTCGAAGACATCGACACCGCCATCGAGGCGGGCGCCGACGCGATCGGGTTGATTTTCTATCCCAAAAGCAAACGCTATGTGCCAGTCGAACAGGCCGCCCGGTTGCGGCGCGCCGTTCCGGCCTTCGTCGATGTCGTCGCGCTGTTCGTCAACGCCGATGACGATGCAGTCAGGCAGGTGGTGCAGGAAGTGGGCCCGGACCTGCTGCAATTTCATGGCGAGGAAACTCCCGAAGCTTGCGCGCGCCACGGCAAGCGCTACATGAAAGCCTTCCGGGTAGGCGGACCTGGCGCCGACACGCCGGCGCGCCTGGCCGAAGCCTGCGGCCGCTTTCCGGATGCCGCCGCCTGGCTCTTCGACAGCTATTCCGCCGGCTATGGCGGCAGCGGCCTGTCGTTCGAACACGCGCTCCTCAAAGACGTGCGCGCGGATCGCGAGGCCGCGCCATTGGTGTTGTCCGGCGGCTTGTCGCCGGACAACGTCCAGGCCGCCGTTACGGCGCTTCGCCCCTGGGCCGTCGATGTCAGCAGCGGCGTCGAAGAATCCCCCGGCATCAAGTCTGCCGCCCGGGTGCGTGCGTTCCTGCGCGCCGTGCGCCAAGCCGACTGCGAGTCCACTTGA
- a CDS encoding PTS sugar transporter subunit IIA, whose protein sequence is MTGIVIVVHTPLGSAMMDCASHVLGQIKEVAVHDIQADDMPDAKTPGVVADILRLGQDGNGVLVLTDLVGATPSNIAKRAVIEAQAQGVQCAVLAGLNTPMLLRALTYRNLQLAETREKALAGGVQGVLRVD, encoded by the coding sequence ATGACCGGCATTGTCATCGTCGTTCACACGCCGCTGGGTTCGGCGATGATGGATTGCGCCAGTCATGTGCTGGGGCAGATCAAGGAAGTGGCGGTGCACGACATTCAGGCGGACGATATGCCGGATGCAAAGACGCCCGGCGTCGTCGCCGATATCCTGCGCCTGGGACAGGACGGCAACGGGGTGCTGGTGCTGACCGATCTGGTCGGCGCGACGCCGTCGAATATCGCCAAACGCGCAGTGATCGAGGCCCAGGCGCAAGGCGTTCAGTGCGCCGTGCTGGCGGGGCTCAATACCCCGATGCTGCTGCGGGCATTGACCTACCGGAATCTTCAGCTTGCCGAGACACGCGAGAAGGCGCTGGCAGGAGGTGTGCAGGGGGTTCTGCGTGTAGATTGA
- a CDS encoding ATP-binding protein, with protein sequence MAFAPDILTGNASLLLAALGFALTLIAVCTLLWTQRRMRIVRHTAEKARAEAILARERAEAADSAKSAFLATVSHEIRTPMNGVIGVLDILQETPLSAEQRHYLGTAMQSARLLLRVINDILDYAKIESGALQLCNAPYDFYLAMDNMAELYLPLARRKGLVLTVAVMPHFDRRLIGDEIRISQVVANLVSNAIAFTDRGAVTLSARRRLNAYRDEVEIDVIDTGAGMSEEYQRRLFSPFQQEDTSTTRRHGGTGLGLSIVKHLVDRMGGHIDIRSRRGEGTRARVRLPARWHQPACVWPRHTGRTATVHTDNPVLRPMLLAWCRKAGLRVVPPSQPSDIRLITDAGDGFWVMTAVARHGPVHSVYGFLRTLEALWAPSPGTPRPALPRDPTTQLQLGEDGSRAQAKASDPPPEGAAQDVAIASAAGRETRPPAAGMAIGADEVLVVEDNEINRDITLRQLALLSVHAHAAEDGEAGYSAWLDRRPRVMLVDCHMPRLDGYELARRIRTQEMINGWPRTILIGFSANATQSDARACLAAGMDDYVSKPTTRSKLLQALRRTGFLPVPEGPMPDA encoded by the coding sequence ATGGCTTTTGCGCCTGACATCCTGACCGGGAATGCATCGCTTCTGCTGGCCGCGCTGGGCTTTGCACTCACCCTGATTGCCGTTTGCACCCTGCTTTGGACACAACGGCGCATGCGTATCGTGCGCCATACCGCCGAAAAGGCGCGCGCCGAAGCCATTTTGGCGCGTGAGCGCGCCGAGGCTGCGGACTCGGCCAAGTCCGCGTTCCTTGCCACGGTCAGCCACGAAATACGCACGCCGATGAACGGCGTGATCGGCGTACTCGACATCCTGCAGGAAACGCCGCTCAGCGCGGAACAGCGACACTACCTGGGCACGGCCATGCAATCGGCGCGGCTGCTGCTGCGCGTGATCAACGACATTCTGGACTACGCCAAGATCGAGTCCGGCGCGCTCCAGTTATGCAACGCGCCCTATGACTTCTACCTGGCCATGGACAACATGGCAGAACTGTACCTGCCCCTGGCCCGCCGCAAAGGACTGGTCCTGACGGTCGCCGTGATGCCGCATTTCGACCGGCGCCTGATCGGAGACGAAATACGCATCAGCCAGGTCGTAGCGAATCTGGTGAGCAACGCCATCGCCTTTACCGACCGGGGCGCGGTCACCCTTTCGGCGCGGCGGCGACTGAACGCCTACCGTGACGAGGTGGAAATCGACGTCATCGACACAGGCGCGGGAATGTCGGAAGAGTATCAACGCCGGTTGTTTTCGCCCTTTCAGCAGGAAGATACCTCCACGACCCGTCGGCATGGCGGCACCGGGCTCGGATTGTCCATCGTCAAACATCTCGTGGACCGCATGGGCGGCCACATCGACATCCGCAGCCGCCGCGGGGAAGGCACGCGCGCGCGCGTGCGCCTTCCGGCGCGCTGGCACCAGCCGGCATGCGTCTGGCCCCGCCATACCGGCCGCACGGCGACAGTGCACACCGACAATCCAGTCCTGAGGCCCATGCTGCTCGCGTGGTGCCGCAAGGCTGGTCTGCGGGTCGTGCCACCCAGCCAGCCCTCGGACATCCGTCTGATCACCGATGCCGGCGATGGGTTCTGGGTCATGACGGCGGTCGCGCGCCATGGCCCCGTCCATTCCGTGTATGGCTTCCTGCGCACGCTGGAGGCGCTATGGGCGCCATCCCCCGGCACCCCCCGCCCTGCCCTGCCTCGGGATCCAACAACGCAACTGCAACTGGGCGAGGACGGCTCGCGGGCGCAGGCCAAGGCATCGGATCCGCCGCCGGAGGGCGCTGCGCAGGATGTGGCAATCGCAAGCGCAGCCGGCCGCGAAACCCGGCCCCCGGCGGCCGGTATGGCAATAGGCGCCGATGAAGTTCTTGTGGTTGAAGACAACGAGATCAATCGGGATATCACGCTGCGGCAGCTCGCCTTGCTGAGTGTCCACGCCCATGCCGCCGAAGACGGCGAAGCAGGCTACTCGGCCTGGCTTGATCGCCGCCCTCGCGTCATGCTCGTCGATTGCCACATGCCCCGGCTGGACGGCTATGAGCTGGCAAGACGCATCCGCACGCAGGAGATGATCAATGGCTGGCCGCGGACGATTTTGATCGGGTTCAGCGCCAACGCCACTCAATCCGACGCACGAGCGTGCCTGGCAGCCGGGATGGACGACTACGTTTCCAAACCGACGACGCGGTCGAAACTGCTTCAGGCCCTGCGCCGGACAGGCTTTCTGCCTGTCCCCGAAGGCCCCATGCCGGATGCCTGA
- a CDS encoding response regulator transcription factor, translating into MTFAPSIPPLPPAATQTLISGEPSVRRYLLTSRPRHRIRVAVLDDHPVIALGMASFLQHQADFEVVHTETSAVRFLDGLKQVPCDAVIVDFYLPRQPWEGIHFIKRLRRLYPDLIIITFSAGKIIDTEYAAFKAGANGYAPKGERLPFLADMIRLSMNTPRAFYSCTDGHVRDCRPKRPEDKLTNAELEILRNIALGLSVTQIAAKLLRSKKTVSTHKRRAMKKLELADDLALALYLKERFDQSDGE; encoded by the coding sequence ATGACCTTCGCGCCCAGCATCCCGCCCCTGCCGCCCGCCGCCACGCAGACACTGATCTCAGGCGAGCCCTCCGTACGCCGGTATCTTCTTACCTCGCGTCCGCGCCACCGCATACGCGTCGCCGTTCTCGACGATCATCCCGTCATCGCCCTGGGCATGGCCTCTTTCCTCCAGCACCAGGCGGATTTCGAAGTCGTGCATACCGAAACATCCGCCGTCCGCTTTCTGGACGGCTTGAAACAGGTGCCGTGCGATGCCGTCATCGTCGATTTCTATCTTCCCCGGCAGCCATGGGAAGGGATTCATTTCATCAAGCGACTGCGGCGCCTCTATCCGGACCTGATCATCATCACGTTTTCCGCCGGCAAGATCATCGATACCGAATACGCCGCCTTCAAGGCCGGCGCCAATGGATATGCCCCCAAGGGCGAACGCCTGCCCTTCCTGGCCGACATGATCCGTCTCTCGATGAATACCCCGAGGGCGTTCTATTCGTGCACGGACGGCCACGTCCGCGACTGCCGGCCCAAACGGCCGGAGGACAAGCTCACCAACGCCGAACTGGAAATCCTGCGCAATATCGCGCTTGGCCTTTCGGTAACACAGATCGCAGCCAAGCTATTGCGCAGTAAAAAAACCGTCAGCACCCACAAACGGCGCGCCATGAAAAAGCTGGAGCTTGCCGATGACCTTGCGCTGGCGCTGTATCTGAAGGAACGATTCGACCAGTCGGACGGGGAGTAA
- a CDS encoding EAL domain-containing protein, giving the protein MVYALVAVALPFLLAIPVIHHQAQRRAEDQLRVVNNLVISQAESIVDHAIRVAIEIDTLAGQPCERIAVPLREAGSLRPYFRTISVVDRNVVYCSSVAHRQDRPIGQLVPGMTKVPPGITLWLVPGTPMVPTRPALLVFLGVADGRGVLASVDGQYLSDIIGAADQQGHYAVHLRIGEGDALSAKGIQAWTAGAPSPDAGISLVQRSALYPVEARATLSAHRLAAYRHALWWQYAPFLAIAAGLLGYFVHRLNTRRLAMATEIRRGIRRREFCVLYQPIVDMTTGVCVGAEALIRWQHPVYGIVQPELFFPLVGESALAMRLTRHLLCLIQRDLGAASLPPDFHLNINLNAEHLCRRELVGDVERFLHGFKASSPKLVFELTERKGLPDTAAVLSNMRALRAIGVAFAIDDFGTGHSSLACLEKITVDYLKIAQGFVSVIDTDAVNAPVLELIISLGARLGVALIGEGIDTETQAAYLKAKGVKLAQGSLFSAPVPAISLLARL; this is encoded by the coding sequence ATGGTATATGCGCTCGTTGCTGTCGCACTGCCATTTCTGCTCGCAATTCCGGTCATCCATCATCAGGCGCAGCGCCGCGCCGAGGATCAATTGCGGGTGGTCAACAACCTGGTGATCTCGCAAGCCGAAAGCATCGTCGACCATGCCATCCGAGTCGCGATCGAGATCGACACCCTGGCCGGCCAACCCTGCGAGCGGATTGCGGTGCCGCTAAGGGAAGCCGGCTCCTTGCGCCCGTACTTCCGCACCATTTCAGTGGTGGACCGCAATGTCGTTTACTGCTCGTCGGTCGCCCACCGGCAGGACCGGCCGATCGGACAACTGGTTCCCGGCATGACCAAGGTGCCGCCCGGCATCACGCTGTGGCTCGTGCCCGGGACCCCCATGGTGCCTACTCGTCCGGCGTTGCTCGTTTTCCTGGGGGTCGCGGATGGGCGCGGTGTGCTCGCGAGCGTTGACGGCCAGTATCTGAGCGATATCATCGGTGCCGCCGATCAGCAAGGGCATTACGCCGTGCATCTGCGTATCGGGGAAGGCGATGCGCTGAGCGCCAAGGGCATCCAGGCCTGGACGGCGGGCGCGCCGTCGCCCGATGCCGGGATTTCTCTTGTCCAGCGCTCGGCGCTGTATCCCGTGGAAGCGCGTGCGACGCTCAGCGCGCACCGCCTGGCCGCTTACCGCCATGCCCTGTGGTGGCAATACGCCCCGTTCCTCGCCATCGCCGCTGGGCTGCTGGGCTACTTCGTTCATCGATTGAATACGCGCCGTCTGGCAATGGCCACCGAGATCCGCAGGGGGATAAGGCGGCGTGAGTTCTGTGTGCTTTACCAGCCCATCGTCGATATGACGACGGGTGTCTGCGTGGGCGCCGAAGCGCTCATCCGCTGGCAGCATCCCGTCTACGGCATCGTGCAGCCCGAGCTGTTTTTCCCCCTGGTGGGCGAGAGCGCGCTGGCGATGCGGCTGACGCGACATCTGCTTTGCCTGATACAGCGCGATCTGGGTGCGGCATCGCTGCCGCCGGATTTTCATCTGAATATCAACCTGAACGCCGAGCACCTCTGCCGGCGCGAGCTGGTCGGCGACGTGGAGCGCTTCCTGCACGGCTTCAAGGCGTCGTCGCCGAAACTGGTATTCGAACTGACCGAACGCAAGGGTCTGCCGGACACGGCGGCTGTGCTGAGCAATATGCGCGCGTTGCGGGCGATTGGCGTGGCCTTCGCCATCGACGATTTCGGGACCGGGCACAGCTCGCTGGCATGTCTGGAGAAGATCACCGTGGACTATCTCAAGATTGCACAGGGATTCGTGTCCGTCATCGATACCGATGCAGTCAACGCGCCAGTGTTGGAGCTGATCATTTCACTCGGCGCGCGGCTGGGCGTCGCGCTGATCGGCGAGGGCATCGACACCGAAACGCAGGCCGCGTACTTGAAGGCCAAAGGAGTCAAGCTGGCCCAGGGCTCGCTGTTTTCCGCGCCTGTGCCGGCGATTTCCCTGTTGGCCAGGTTATAG
- the truA gene encoding tRNA pseudouridine(38-40) synthase TruA: MPRIALGLAYDGAVWQGWQTQPHGATVQDTLESALAQFLATPAATVCAGRTDAGVHAAMQVVHLDTDAVRRPESWVRGLNALLPASIAVRWAKPVPDTFHARFSALSRTYTYLLWHDRVRPALWAGRAGWCFQPLDVDAMRAAAACLLGEHDFSSFRSSQCQARHPVRALHQLDIATQGRFLIVTLRANAFLHHMVRNIMGALLQVGQGRRPVAWMSELLAARDRTKGAPTFMPDGLYLSAIEYPAVFELDDLDGRQHLLAPFN, encoded by the coding sequence ATGCCCCGAATCGCGCTAGGCCTGGCCTATGACGGGGCGGTCTGGCAGGGATGGCAGACCCAACCGCACGGCGCCACGGTGCAGGACACGCTGGAGTCCGCGCTGGCGCAGTTCCTCGCGACGCCTGCCGCCACGGTATGCGCGGGGCGGACCGATGCGGGCGTCCACGCCGCCATGCAAGTCGTGCATCTGGACACGGACGCGGTCCGCCGGCCCGAATCCTGGGTGCGCGGCCTGAACGCCCTTTTGCCGGCCAGCATCGCGGTCCGTTGGGCGAAGCCGGTGCCGGACACCTTCCACGCGCGGTTTTCCGCGCTGTCCCGCACCTACACCTATCTGCTCTGGCATGACCGCGTGCGGCCCGCGTTATGGGCGGGGCGCGCGGGGTGGTGTTTCCAGCCCTTGGATGTGGACGCCATGCGCGCCGCCGCCGCATGCCTGCTCGGCGAGCACGACTTCAGCAGTTTTCGGTCATCGCAATGTCAGGCGCGTCATCCCGTCAGGGCGTTGCACCAGCTCGACATCGCCACGCAGGGCCGTTTTTTGATTGTCACCTTGCGCGCCAACGCGTTTCTGCATCACATGGTGCGCAACATCATGGGCGCTCTGCTGCAAGTGGGGCAGGGCAGGCGGCCGGTGGCGTGGATGAGCGAACTGCTCGCCGCCCGCGACCGCACGAAGGGCGCGCCTACCTTCATGCCGGATGGCTTGTACCTCTCCGCCATCGAGTATCCGGCGGTCTTCGAGCTGGACGATCTTGACGGCCGGCAGCATCTGCTGGCGCCCTTCAACTGA
- the thrS gene encoding threonine--tRNA ligase, translated as MVQITLPDGSRREFPGPVTVAEVAQSIGAGLARAALAGKVTVDGEPARLVDTSYRIERDAKLGIVTSKDPEGLDLIRHSTAHLLAYAVKELFPEAQVTIGPVIENGFYYDFSYKRPFTPEDLQAIEKKMAELAKKDLPVTREEWTRDDAVAFFDRIGEKYKAEIIASIPSNETISLYREGDFIDLCRGPHVPSTGKLKVFKLMKVAGAYWRGDSKNEMLQRIYGTAWATKEEQDAYLHMLAEAEKRDHRKLGRELDLFHFQDEAPGLIFWHPKGWQLWQQVEQYMRGVFRENGYEEVKGPQILDLSLWKKTGHWDNYRENMFTTESENRVYGLKPMNCPGHVQIFNSALRSYRDLPLRYGEFGQCHRNEPSGSLHGMMRVRGFTQDDGHIFCTVDQMQDECANFTALLQKVYRDFGFDQVLYKIATRPEKRIGDDATWDAAEQALMDSLKRTGCEFEISPGEGAFYGPKIEYTLKDAIGRHWQCGTLQVDFSMPVRLGAEYVDADDQRRHPVMLHRAILGSLERFIGMLIENHAGAMPAWLAPVQAVVCCISEPSAEYAAQITQTLKKQGFRVESDLRGEKITYKIREHSLQKVPYILVVGEKEREAGSVAVRARGGLDLGTLALDDFVARLAAEVAQRRDIGHPEQIS; from the coding sequence ATGGTACAAATCACCTTGCCCGATGGTTCCCGCCGCGAGTTCCCGGGCCCCGTCACGGTTGCCGAGGTCGCGCAGTCCATTGGCGCCGGCTTGGCGCGCGCCGCCCTGGCGGGGAAGGTGACGGTGGATGGGGAGCCGGCCCGTCTCGTGGACACGAGCTACCGTATCGAGCGCGATGCGAAGCTGGGCATCGTTACCTCCAAGGACCCCGAAGGCCTGGACTTGATTCGCCACTCCACGGCCCACCTGCTGGCCTACGCCGTCAAGGAGCTGTTTCCGGAAGCCCAGGTGACGATCGGTCCGGTCATCGAAAACGGCTTTTATTACGACTTCTCGTACAAGCGGCCCTTCACGCCGGAAGACCTCCAGGCCATCGAAAAGAAAATGGCGGAGCTTGCGAAAAAGGACCTGCCCGTCACGCGCGAGGAGTGGACGCGCGATGACGCCGTGGCTTTTTTCGATCGCATCGGCGAGAAGTACAAGGCCGAGATCATCGCTTCGATCCCGTCGAACGAAACGATCAGCCTTTACCGCGAGGGCGACTTCATCGACCTTTGCCGCGGCCCCCACGTGCCGTCGACGGGCAAACTGAAGGTCTTCAAATTGATGAAGGTTGCCGGCGCATACTGGCGCGGCGATAGCAAGAACGAGATGCTGCAGCGCATCTACGGTACGGCGTGGGCGACGAAGGAAGAGCAGGACGCGTATCTGCACATGCTCGCTGAAGCCGAAAAGCGCGATCACCGCAAGCTCGGGCGCGAGCTGGACCTGTTCCACTTCCAGGACGAGGCTCCCGGGCTGATTTTCTGGCATCCCAAGGGCTGGCAGCTTTGGCAGCAGGTCGAGCAGTACATGCGCGGGGTCTTCCGCGAGAACGGCTACGAGGAAGTCAAGGGGCCGCAAATCCTCGACCTTTCCCTTTGGAAGAAAACCGGGCACTGGGACAACTATCGTGAAAACATGTTCACGACGGAGTCCGAGAATCGCGTGTACGGGCTGAAACCCATGAACTGCCCGGGTCATGTGCAGATTTTCAATTCGGCGCTGCGGTCCTATCGCGACCTGCCGCTGCGCTACGGCGAGTTCGGCCAGTGCCATCGCAATGAGCCGTCCGGTTCGCTGCACGGCATGATGCGCGTGCGTGGCTTCACTCAGGACGATGGCCATATTTTCTGCACCGTGGACCAGATGCAGGATGAGTGCGCCAATTTCACTGCCTTGCTGCAGAAGGTCTACCGCGACTTCGGCTTCGACCAGGTGCTCTACAAAATTGCGACGCGTCCGGAAAAGCGCATCGGCGACGATGCCACCTGGGATGCCGCCGAGCAGGCGCTTATGGACAGCCTGAAGCGTACCGGCTGCGAGTTTGAAATCTCGCCGGGTGAGGGCGCCTTCTACGGCCCCAAAATCGAGTACACGCTCAAGGACGCCATCGGCCGCCACTGGCAATGCGGCACGCTGCAGGTCGATTTCTCCATGCCGGTGCGCCTGGGAGCCGAGTATGTGGACGCGGATGACCAGCGCCGCCACCCGGTAATGCTCCACCGCGCCATCCTCGGTTCCCTGGAGCGCTTCATCGGGATGCTTATCGAGAACCACGCGGGCGCCATGCCGGCCTGGCTCGCGCCGGTGCAGGCGGTGGTGTGCTGTATTTCCGAGCCGTCGGCGGAATATGCGGCGCAAATCACGCAAACCCTGAAAAAACAAGGCTTTAGGGTCGAATCCGATTTGCGCGGAGAAAAAATCACTTATAAAATCAGAGAGCACAGTCTGCAAAAAGTCCCGTATATCCTTGTCGTAGGCGAAAAGGAACGGGAAGCCGGTTCGGTTGCCGTGCGCGCGCGCGGCGGGCTGGACCTGGGAACGTTGGCGTTGGACGACTTTGTCGCCCGGCTGGCGGCCGAAGTCGCGCAACGTCGCGATATCGGACATCCCGAGCAGATTTCGTAA
- the infC gene encoding translation initiation factor IF-3, translating to MATEKANRINGEIRVPEVRLIGQEGEQLGIVKIAEAFRLAEQADLDLVEIAPNADPPVCRLMDYGKFKYQEQKRQAEARAKQKVIQVKEVKFRPATDEGDYQVKLRNLRRFLEEGDKAKVTLRFRGREMAHQELGMRVLERVRDDLTELAMVESMPKLEGRQMIMVLAPRKKATQGKEAAGG from the coding sequence ATCGCCACTGAAAAAGCCAACCGCATCAACGGTGAAATTCGTGTCCCCGAGGTGCGCCTGATAGGTCAGGAAGGAGAGCAGCTCGGTATCGTCAAAATCGCCGAGGCTTTCCGTCTTGCCGAGCAAGCCGATCTGGACCTGGTGGAAATCGCGCCCAACGCCGATCCCCCGGTGTGCCGCCTGATGGACTACGGCAAGTTCAAGTACCAGGAACAGAAACGCCAGGCGGAAGCCCGCGCCAAGCAGAAGGTCATCCAAGTCAAGGAAGTGAAGTTCCGGCCCGCGACCGATGAGGGCGACTATCAGGTGAAACTGCGCAACCTTCGACGTTTCCTCGAAGAGGGCGACAAGGCGAAAGTGACGCTGCGTTTCCGTGGACGCGAAATGGCGCACCAGGAACTCGGCATGCGGGTGCTCGAACGAGTGCGCGACGATCTGACGGAGTTGGCCATGGTGGAATCCATGCCCAAGCTGGAAGGTCGCCAGATGATCATGGTGTTGGCGCCGCGCAAGAAAGCGACGCAAGGCAAGGAAGCGGCGGGCGGCTGA
- the gshB gene encoding glutathione synthase, with amino-acid sequence MHVLFIIDPLPLLKAYKDSSVAMMRALAARGHRLSVALQGDLYIDEGKVLVSSTPIELVADADLHEHAWWRDAGAPVEQPLAAFDAVLMRKDPPFDMEYVYSTHLLEYAQGQGAKVFNDGGAIRNHPEKLAITEFAEFTAPTLVTRNMARLKDFHARHGDVIVKPLDGMGGTGIFRLRQEEPNLNAILETLTHDGTRTIMAQRYIPDIVKGDKRILLIGGEPVPYALARIPLAGETRGNLAAGGRGVAQPLSERDRQLATAIGPRLAARGLLLVGLDVIGDYVTEVNVTSPTCFVEITEQTGFDVPGMFVQALERAVAA; translated from the coding sequence ATGCATGTCCTCTTCATTATCGATCCCTTGCCGCTGCTGAAAGCGTACAAGGACAGTTCCGTTGCCATGATGCGCGCCCTGGCCGCGCGTGGCCATCGGTTGAGCGTCGCGCTGCAGGGCGACCTTTATATCGACGAAGGCAAGGTCCTGGTTTCGTCCACGCCCATCGAATTGGTCGCCGACGCCGACTTGCATGAGCATGCGTGGTGGCGGGACGCCGGGGCGCCGGTGGAACAGCCCTTGGCTGCATTCGACGCGGTGTTGATGCGCAAGGACCCTCCCTTCGACATGGAGTACGTCTATTCCACGCATTTGCTGGAGTACGCGCAGGGGCAGGGAGCGAAGGTCTTCAACGACGGCGGCGCCATCCGCAACCATCCGGAGAAGTTGGCCATCACCGAGTTCGCCGAATTCACTGCGCCGACGCTGGTCACGCGCAACATGGCGCGGCTGAAGGACTTTCATGCGCGGCACGGCGACGTCATCGTCAAGCCGCTCGACGGCATGGGCGGCACCGGCATCTTCCGCCTGCGTCAGGAAGAACCGAACCTGAATGCAATCCTCGAAACCCTGACGCACGACGGCACGCGCACGATCATGGCGCAGCGCTACATCCCCGATATCGTCAAGGGAGACAAGCGCATTCTGTTGATCGGCGGCGAACCGGTTCCCTATGCGCTGGCCCGGATTCCGCTGGCCGGGGAAACCCGAGGCAACCTGGCCGCGGGCGGGCGCGGGGTCGCGCAGCCCCTATCCGAGCGCGACCGCCAATTGGCGACTGCGATCGGCCCCCGTCTGGCGGCGCGCGGGCTGCTGCTGGTCGGCCTGGACGTCATCGGCGACTACGTCACCGAAGTCAACGTTACCAGCCCCACCTGTTTCGTCGAGATCACCGAGCAGACCGGCTTCGATGTCCCGGGCATGTTCGTGCAGGCGCTGGAACGCGCCGTCGCCGCGTAA